A DNA window from Synchiropus splendidus isolate RoL2022-P1 chromosome 2, RoL_Sspl_1.0, whole genome shotgun sequence contains the following coding sequences:
- the LOC128754633 gene encoding meiosis regulator and mRNA stability factor 1-like isoform X3 produces MEGVGKERPVCSSKPFQWTNPPKTEASALLWKLKDCFTTNEKAHDQLDSKTKIMENRTVLQLKDVPPPHHMPTSRSSQLFPNAPLPSLPPALLPPQLTQDCHSQQPPQSQQASEGVSPKVRMCSHCDFCSPGHGLLVGERVVGSNGCSSMKNVSLHRSLNSVQAMSNSTSVNTSGSSSSCSGTPALQHFRHTLNCEDETPDKLQTDFKPQMLSAVATSQPLSSHPYPLCCSGLLHNHSSLCLPHSQPSLHFPDPSVASSLPSASSLPIPMHDPFLASPRYCTCGVNCTPLARNITSFGDHPATTTITSSTSAHFCSDPVHLNVERTICVKGAHFCQMCLLKPVNGVAAESEKSWPNVPVPHLAPISIPICNGCGTSSEGLVRMPMTNIGKTGPTYGSLESGGTENIPPVGVFWDIENCSVPTGRSAGAVVERIRERFFQGHREAEFICVCDISKESKAVIQELNNCQVTVAHIHATSKNAADDKLRQSLRRFAETHTAPATVVLVSSDVNFASELSDLRHRHGFHVILVHGSQTSQALMQHANQHVAFQEITADLPPRMPTNTQPSFNLLYVHNLPVNCDKDLRNAVKLRLRRLSDNCGGKVLGMYQGTAVLRFGSPDAAARARKRMENEDVFGHRISLSFLPQSGDDTGPKLELESQTDHTPLPPHQNRDRAFAPLSSFSFLPLENVRSPRRPWRAARPCFTTGTVPERPYSPKRGCSEPPGGAPAKPHQELGNLENKTSLNINHLDKAAASSSLCTDDSRAFEQLPHPSPTGASAGRQRDDSNPPSAPESDFGDRTSEDFKISTPSAFSKLNLHRSFSPLVLSQSSWSSRSASPCLSSRSSPLLSAPRSPCPEGRQEPFSDGAEILVANLDYRLSRKDLQQTLLNIFSRFGRVKAVELSPHTDYQLKATVQMFSLQQAISAVSGLHRYKIGGRRIQVSLVTGGRNKALSLLSSEIVSILLEAPANCLPLLKFTEIYKKKYARRLVIGDLYELPEVVAVREQGGSRLVCLLPSSQVRHSPLGSSHSQEGSSSTSCSPVVFEELEYHEPVCRQHYTQPNFSEADFDPDSYQIPFVMLSLNTLAAEVHSLLQSHEGTLPLLSFPDCYEAQFRPLELVNETIEGAVPLEHLITCVPSITIVTAQNGFKVIKWIHNKPPTANSAEPWIQRCKSPVGNPQLIQFSREIIDLLKSQPSCLLPMNKFIPSYHHHFAKQCRVSDYGFSKLLELLEAVPHVLQILGMGSKRMLTLTHRAQVKRFTQDLLKLLKFQASKQVALKDFMQAYHWCFSRDWRVADYGTCDLMDLLTEIPDTTITVARQEQDTVISVPKRERTAEEIERTKKFGKEVVDLLRHQPHCRMPFSKFIPTYHHHFCRQCKLSYYGFTKLMELFEAIPEVLTVLQCGEEKVLTLTEVEQIKALAAQLVKLLRAQKTSTLPVNQLLTEYSKTFGYGLRLQDYDVSSLPALLNKLCHVVKVVDSPEGREVQLINRKSLRLLTTQLLALLMSQEENVDKGLTVEELSQRYLTVYRILLNPCEYGFLSLSELLKSLPYLVEVYNDSDESIKAGNDPALHGDEWVRLTMLYQFARNVRALLNTYHYNQIFLTEFHAAYTKFTGCGLEPRSYGYNGIDELLGAISQVVWIKGHGHKRIIVLKNDMKAKTSSPVPSSPQPGASTETPRDSPVSSDGCETPRQSVAGSAESELLCLTSSEDLLCGPVPSCLPSPQLHPDPVLLRDADLIRFEDKTAATGGNKPGSSSSDAAVNTKTPLSVESPSRRGARSRIKLAANFSHTAGL; encoded by the exons ATGGAAGGAGTTGGAAAGGAGAGGCCCGTATGCAGTTCCAAACCCTTCCAATGGACCAATCCCCCCAAAACAGAGGCGTCAGCGCTGCTCTGGAAGCTGAAGGACTGTTTCACCACCAATGAAAAGGCGCACGATCAGTTGGATTCTAAA acaaAAATCATGGAGAACAGGACTGTGCTGCAATTGAAGGACGTCCCCCCGCCTCATCACATGCCCACCTCCCGATCATCCCAGCTCTTCCCCAATGCCCCTCTCCCTTCGCTTCCTCCCGCTTTGCTCCCTCCCCAACTTACACAGGACTGCCATTCCCAACAGCCCCCACAATCTCAGCAGGCGTCAGAGGGGGTCAGCCCAAAAGTAAGGATGTGCTCCCACTGTGACTTCTGCAGCCCCGGCCATGGGTTACTGGTTGGTGAACGTGTTGTTGGCAGTAATGGCTGCTCTTCAATGAAGAACGTGTCACTCCATAGGTCTTTAAATTCTGTACAAGCAATGAGCAACAGCACTAGTGTCAACACTAGTGGGAGCTCAAGTTCTTGTTCTGGAACCCCAGCCCTTCAACATTTCAGGCACACTTTAAACTGTGAAGATGAAACGCCTGATAAATTACAGACTGATTTTAAGCCACAGATGCTCTCAGCTGTTGCGACATCCCAACCCCTGTCTTCGCACCCCTATCCTTTGTGCTGCTCAGGGCTTCTGCATAACCATTCAAGTTTATGTCTCCCACACAGTCAACCCAGCCTTCACTTCCCTGACCCCTCTGTGGCTTCCTCacttccttctgcttcctcacTTCCCATCCCGATGCATGACCCCTTCTTGGCATCCCCTCGGTACTGTACCTGTGGTGTTAACTGCACTCCTTTAGCGAGAAACATCACGTCCTTCGGTGATCACCCAGCAACCACAACTATAACTTCTTCAACATCGGCTCACTTCTGCTCCGATCCTGTTCATCTAAACGTAGAGCGCACCATTTGTGTGAAGGGTGCTCATTTCTGCCAGATGTGCTTGTTGAAG cCTGTGAATGGTGTGGCAGCAGAATCGGAGAAGTCGTGGCCGAATGTTCCTGTTCCACATTTGGCTCCTATCTCCATTCCCATCTGTAACGGTTGTGGAACATCGTCAGAGGGTTTGGTGCGCATGCCAATGACGAACATTGGCAAAACTGGACCGACTTATG GTTCTTTGGAGAGTGGGGGCACGGAGAATATCCCGCCTGTTGGTGTTTTTTGGGACATTGAGAACTGCAGTGTACCAACGGGACGCTCAGCCGGAGCGGTGGTCGAGCGCATTCGAGAGCGCTTTTTCCAAGGTCATCGAGAAGCAGAGTTTATATGCGTTTGTGATATAAGCAAGGAGAGTAAAGCTGTTATCCAAGAGCTTAACAACTGCCAG GTGACTGTTGCTCACATCCATGCTACGTCCAAGAATGCCGCTGATGACAAGCTTCGCCAGAGCTTACGCCGCTTTGCTGAAACCCACACTGCACCTGCAACAGTTGTTTTAGTATCAT CGGATGTGAATTTCGCCAGTGAGTTAAGTGACCTGCGTCACCGCCATGGTTTCCATGTGATCCTGGTTCATGGAAGCCAGACGTCACAGGCTTTGATGCAGCACGCCAACCAGCATGTAGCCTTCCAAGAAATCACGGCGGATTTGCCACCACGCATGCCGACAAATACTCAG CCCAGTTTCAACCTCCTCTATGTGCACAACCTTCCTGTCAACTGTGACAAGGACCTTCGGAACGCAGTGAAGCTCAGGCTCCGCCGCCTCTCTGACAACTGTGGTGGCAAGGTTTTGGGCATGTATCAAGGCACGGCAGTCCTCAGGTTTGGTAGCCCAGACGCGGCTGCGCGTGCACGCAAGCGAATGGAAAACGAGGACGTGTTCGGCCACAGAATCAGCCTTTCCTTTTTGCCGCAATCTGGTGATGACACTGGTCCCAAGCTTGAACTTGAAAGTCAGACTGATCACACTCCTTTGCCCCCCCACCAAAATCGGGACAGAGCGTTCGCTCCTctgtcctctttttcttttctgcctcTGGAGAATGTGAGATCCCCCAGAAGGCCATGGAGAGCAGCTCGTCCATGCTTCACTACTGGCACGGTGCCTGAAAGGCCATACAGCCCCAAGAGAGGGTGCAGTGagcctcctggtggtgcccCAGCAAAGCCCCATCAG GAGTTGGGTAATTTGGAGAATAAAACCAGTCTGAACATAAATCACCTGGATAAAGCAGCAGCCTCGTCTTCACTCTGTACTGATGACAGCAGAGCTTTTGAACAACTGCCTCATCCCAGTCCAACTGGAGCGTCTGCGGGTCGACAAAG AGATGATTCCAATCCTCCCAGTGCTCCAGAATCGGACTTTGGAGACCGGACCTCTGAGGATTTTAAAATCAGCACACCATCAGCTTTCAGCAAACTGAACCTTCACCGGAGCTTCAGTCCATTGGTCCTCTCCCAGAGCTCCTGGTCTTCAAG AAGTGCATCTCCGTGTCTCTCCAGCCGTTCCTCACCCCTGCTATCTGCCCCTCGGAGCCCTTGTCCAGAGGGTCGACAAGAGCCTTTTTCTGATGGGGCTGAAATCCTGGTCGCCAATCTGGACTACAGATTGTCCCGAAAGGATCTGCAACAGACGCTCCTCAACATTTTCTCCAGATTTGGACGG GTGAAAGCTGTAGAGCTCAGTCCACATACAGACTATCAACTCAAAGCCACGGTCCAGATGTTTTCCTTACAGCAGGCCATCAGTGCTGTCAGTGGGCTGCACAGGTATAAAATTGGAGGAAGACGCATCCAGGTGTCCCTGGTCACTGGTGGCAGGAATAAAGCTCTTTCACTGCTCAG CTCTGAGATCGTAAGCATTCTCCTGGAAGCTCCCGCCAACTGCCTGCCCTTGTTGAAGTTTACGGAGATCTACAAGAAAAA ATATGCTCGCAGGCTCGTGATTGGAGATCTGTATGAGCTGCCAGAGGTGGTAGCTGTTAGAGAACAGGGAGGTTCAAGACTGGTGTGCCTTCTACCAAGCAGCCAAGTCCGACACAGTCCACTGGGGTCTTCTCATTCGCAGGAGGGCTCGTCTTCAACAAGCTGCAGCCCGGTTGTTTTTGAGGAACTGGAGTATCATGAACCAGTGTGCAGGCAACACTACACTCAACCAAACTTCAG TGAGGCTGATTTCGATCCAGACTCTTATCAAATCCCATTTGTAATGTTGTCGCTGAACACGTTGGCTGCAGAAGTTCACAGCTTGCTGCAGTCACATGAGGGTACTCTTCCCTTACTCAG TTTCCCAGACTGCTACGAAGCCCAGTTCCGACCGTTGGAGCTGGTAAATGAAACCATAGAGGGTGCGGTTCCTTTGGAACACCTCATCACGTGCGTTCCTAGTATCACCATTGTCACAGCTCAGAATGGCTTCAAAGTCATCAAGTGGATCCACAACAAACCACCAACTGCCAACTCTG CAGAACCATGGATTCAGCGATGCAAGAGTCCAGTGGGAAACCCTCAGCTCATTCAGTTCAGCCGAGAGATCATCGATCTGCTAAAGAGTCAACCGTCATGCCTCTTGCCGATGAATAAGTTCATACCATCCTACCACCATCACTTTGCCAAGCAGTGCCGAGTCTCTGACTACGGCTTCTCTAAGTtgttggagctgctggaggctgTTCCGCATGTCCTGCAG ATTTTGGGGATGGGTAGCAAACGCATGCTCACTCTGACCCATCGTGCGCAAGTGAAGCGCTTCACGCAGGATCTGCTCAAGCTGCTCAAGTTTCAAGCCAGCAAGCAAGTGGCCCTCAAGGACTTCATGCAGGCATACCACTG GTGCTTCTCAAGAGACTGGAGGGTGGCCGACTACGGCACGTGTGACCTAATGGATCTTCTGACTGAAATTCCTGACACGACTATTACTGTCGCACGGCAGGAACAAGACACAGTTATATCTGTTCCCAAAAGAG AGCGCACTGCGGAGGAGATCGAACGCACCAAGAAATTTGGAAAGGAGGTCGTGGATCTGTTGCGGCACCAGCCTCATTGCCGAATGCCGTTCAGCAAGTTCATCCCCACCTACCATCACCACTTCTGTCGCCAGTGCAAGCTCAGCTACTACGGTTTCACCAAGCTCATGGAGCTCTTCGAGGCCATCCCTGAAGTTCTGACA GTATTGCAGTGTGGCGAGGAGAAAGTGCTGACACTGACTGAAGTGGAGCAGATCAAGGCTCTAGCAGCTCAGTTGGTCAAGCTGTTGCGCGCACAGAAGACTTCCACCCTTCCCGTCAACCAGCTGCTTACAGAGTACAGCAAGACCTTTGGTTACGGGCTCCGACTGCAGGACTATGACGTCAGCTCTCTGCCGGCTCTGCTCAACAAACTCTGCCATGTCGTCAAG GTTGTGGACAGTCCTGAGGGTCGGGAAGTGCAGTTGATCAACAGGAAGTCTCTGCGTCTGCTGACCACCCAGCTCCTGGCCCTGCTCATGTCTCAGGAGGAGAATGTGGACAAGGGTCTGACagtggaagagctgagccagcgATACCTCACTGTCTACAGAATCTTGCTCAACCCATGCGAATATGGGTTCCTCTCCCTCAGCGAGTTGCTCAAGAGTCTGCCATACCTTGTAGAA GTCTACAATGACAGTGATGAAAGCATCAAAGCAGGGAACGATCCCGCTCTTCATGGTGATGAGTGGGTGCGGCTGACCATGCTCTACCAGTTTGCCCGAAACGTCCGTGCCCTGCTCAACACCTACCATTACAACCAGATCTTCCTGACTGAGTTTCATGCCGCTTACACCAAATTCACTGGCTGCGGCCTGGAGCCAAGGTCCTATGGCTACAACGGCATTGATGAGCTGCTCGGTGCCATTTCACAG GTGGTCTGGATCAAAGGACATGGGCACAAGAGAATTATTGTTTTGAAGAACGATATGAAAG CAAAGACCAGCTCCCCGGTGCCCAGCAGTCCTCAACCTGGAGCAAGCACAGAAACCCCCAGAGACAGTCCTGTCAGTTCAGACGGTTGTGAAACTCCACGACAAA GTGTGGCTGGTTCGGCAGAATCGGAGCTGCTATGTTTGACCTCATCAGAGGACCTGCTGTGTGGCCCTGTTCCATCCTGTCTGCCTTCACCTCAGCTCCATCCAGACCCTGTACTCCTGCGTGATGCCGATTTGATTCGTTTTGAGGACAAAACTGCAGCCACAG GTGGCAATAAACCTGGGAGCAGCAGTTCGGACGCGGCTGTCAACACTAAAACGCCGCTCTCTGTGGAAAGTCCGAGCAGAAGAGGCGCACGCAGTCGCATCAAGCTGGCCGCCAACTTCTCCCACACAGCAGGACTCTGA
- the LOC128754633 gene encoding meiosis regulator and mRNA stability factor 1-like isoform X1 has protein sequence MEGVGKERPVCSSKPFQWTNPPKTEASALLWKLKDCFTTNEKAHDQLDSKTKIMENRTVLQLKDVPPPHHMPTSRSSQLFPNAPLPSLPPALLPPQLTQDCHSQQPPQSQQASEGVSPKVRMCSHCDFCSPGHGLLVGERVVGSNGCSSMKNVSLHRSLNSVQAMSNSTSVNTSGSSSSCSGTPALQHFRHTLNCEDETPDKLQTDFKPQMLSAVATSQPLSSHPYPLCCSGLLHNHSSLCLPHSQPSLHFPDPSVASSLPSASSLPIPMHDPFLASPRYCTCGVNCTPLARNITSFGDHPATTTITSSTSAHFCSDPVHLNVERTICVKGAHFCQMCLLKPVNGVAAESEKSWPNVPVPHLAPISIPICNGCGTSSEGLVRMPMTNIGKTGPTYGSLESGGTENIPPVGVFWDIENCSVPTGRSAGAVVERIRERFFQGHREAEFICVCDISKESKAVIQELNNCQVTVAHIHATSKNAADDKLRQSLRRFAETHTAPATVVLVSSDVNFASELSDLRHRHGFHVILVHGSQTSQALMQHANQHVAFQEITADLPPRMPTNTQPSFNLLYVHNLPVNCDKDLRNAVKLRLRRLSDNCGGKVLGMYQGTAVLRFGSPDAAARARKRMENEDVFGHRISLSFLPQSGDDTGPKLELESQTDHTPLPPHQNRDRAFAPLSSFSFLPLENVRSPRRPWRAARPCFTTGTVPERPYSPKRGCSEPPGGAPAKPHQELGNLENKTSLNINHLDKAAASSSLCTDDSRAFEQLPHPSPTGASAGRQRDDSNPPSAPESDFGDRTSEDFKISTPSAFSKLNLHRSFSPLVLSQSSWSSRSASPCLSSRSSPLLSAPRSPCPEGRQEPFSDGAEILVANLDYRLSRKDLQQTLLNIFSRFGRVKAVELSPHTDYQLKATVQMFSLQQAISAVSGLHRYKIGGRRIQVSLVTGGRNKALSLLSSEIVSILLEAPANCLPLLKFTEIYKKKYARRLVIGDLYELPEVVAVREQGGSRLVCLLPSSQVRHSPLGSSHSQEGSSSTSCSPVVFEELEYHEPVCRQHYTQPNFSEADFDPDSYQIPFVMLSLNTLAAEVHSLLQSHEGTLPLLSFPDCYEAQFRPLELVNETIEGAVPLEHLITCVPSITIVTAQNGFKVIKWIHNKPPTANSAEPWIQRCKSPVGNPQLIQFSREIIDLLKSQPSCLLPMNKFIPSYHHHFAKQCRVSDYGFSKLLELLEAVPHVLQILGMGSKRMLTLTHRAQVKRFTQDLLKLLKFQASKQVALKDFMQAYHWCFSRDWRVADYGTCDLMDLLTEIPDTTITVARQEQDTVISVPKRERTAEEIERTKKFGKEVVDLLRHQPHCRMPFSKFIPTYHHHFCRQCKLSYYGFTKLMELFEAIPEVLTVLQCGEEKVLTLTEVEQIKALAAQLVKLLRAQKTSTLPVNQLLTEYSKTFGYGLRLQDYDVSSLPALLNKLCHVVKVVDSPEGREVQLINRKSLRLLTTQLLALLMSQEENVDKGLTVEELSQRYLTVYRILLNPCEYGFLSLSELLKSLPYLVEVYNDSDESIKAGNDPALHGDEWVRLTMLYQFARNVRALLNTYHYNQIFLTEFHAAYTKFTGCGLEPRSYGYNGIDELLGAISQVVWIKGHGHKRIIVLKNDMKAKTSSPVPSSPQPGASTETPRDSPVSSDGCETPRQSVAGSAESELLCLTSSEDLLCGPVPSCLPSPQLHPDPVLLRDADLIRFEDKTAATAGGNKPGSSSSDAAVNTKTPLSVESPSRRGARSRIKLAANFSHTAGL, from the exons ATGGAAGGAGTTGGAAAGGAGAGGCCCGTATGCAGTTCCAAACCCTTCCAATGGACCAATCCCCCCAAAACAGAGGCGTCAGCGCTGCTCTGGAAGCTGAAGGACTGTTTCACCACCAATGAAAAGGCGCACGATCAGTTGGATTCTAAA acaaAAATCATGGAGAACAGGACTGTGCTGCAATTGAAGGACGTCCCCCCGCCTCATCACATGCCCACCTCCCGATCATCCCAGCTCTTCCCCAATGCCCCTCTCCCTTCGCTTCCTCCCGCTTTGCTCCCTCCCCAACTTACACAGGACTGCCATTCCCAACAGCCCCCACAATCTCAGCAGGCGTCAGAGGGGGTCAGCCCAAAAGTAAGGATGTGCTCCCACTGTGACTTCTGCAGCCCCGGCCATGGGTTACTGGTTGGTGAACGTGTTGTTGGCAGTAATGGCTGCTCTTCAATGAAGAACGTGTCACTCCATAGGTCTTTAAATTCTGTACAAGCAATGAGCAACAGCACTAGTGTCAACACTAGTGGGAGCTCAAGTTCTTGTTCTGGAACCCCAGCCCTTCAACATTTCAGGCACACTTTAAACTGTGAAGATGAAACGCCTGATAAATTACAGACTGATTTTAAGCCACAGATGCTCTCAGCTGTTGCGACATCCCAACCCCTGTCTTCGCACCCCTATCCTTTGTGCTGCTCAGGGCTTCTGCATAACCATTCAAGTTTATGTCTCCCACACAGTCAACCCAGCCTTCACTTCCCTGACCCCTCTGTGGCTTCCTCacttccttctgcttcctcacTTCCCATCCCGATGCATGACCCCTTCTTGGCATCCCCTCGGTACTGTACCTGTGGTGTTAACTGCACTCCTTTAGCGAGAAACATCACGTCCTTCGGTGATCACCCAGCAACCACAACTATAACTTCTTCAACATCGGCTCACTTCTGCTCCGATCCTGTTCATCTAAACGTAGAGCGCACCATTTGTGTGAAGGGTGCTCATTTCTGCCAGATGTGCTTGTTGAAG cCTGTGAATGGTGTGGCAGCAGAATCGGAGAAGTCGTGGCCGAATGTTCCTGTTCCACATTTGGCTCCTATCTCCATTCCCATCTGTAACGGTTGTGGAACATCGTCAGAGGGTTTGGTGCGCATGCCAATGACGAACATTGGCAAAACTGGACCGACTTATG GTTCTTTGGAGAGTGGGGGCACGGAGAATATCCCGCCTGTTGGTGTTTTTTGGGACATTGAGAACTGCAGTGTACCAACGGGACGCTCAGCCGGAGCGGTGGTCGAGCGCATTCGAGAGCGCTTTTTCCAAGGTCATCGAGAAGCAGAGTTTATATGCGTTTGTGATATAAGCAAGGAGAGTAAAGCTGTTATCCAAGAGCTTAACAACTGCCAG GTGACTGTTGCTCACATCCATGCTACGTCCAAGAATGCCGCTGATGACAAGCTTCGCCAGAGCTTACGCCGCTTTGCTGAAACCCACACTGCACCTGCAACAGTTGTTTTAGTATCAT CGGATGTGAATTTCGCCAGTGAGTTAAGTGACCTGCGTCACCGCCATGGTTTCCATGTGATCCTGGTTCATGGAAGCCAGACGTCACAGGCTTTGATGCAGCACGCCAACCAGCATGTAGCCTTCCAAGAAATCACGGCGGATTTGCCACCACGCATGCCGACAAATACTCAG CCCAGTTTCAACCTCCTCTATGTGCACAACCTTCCTGTCAACTGTGACAAGGACCTTCGGAACGCAGTGAAGCTCAGGCTCCGCCGCCTCTCTGACAACTGTGGTGGCAAGGTTTTGGGCATGTATCAAGGCACGGCAGTCCTCAGGTTTGGTAGCCCAGACGCGGCTGCGCGTGCACGCAAGCGAATGGAAAACGAGGACGTGTTCGGCCACAGAATCAGCCTTTCCTTTTTGCCGCAATCTGGTGATGACACTGGTCCCAAGCTTGAACTTGAAAGTCAGACTGATCACACTCCTTTGCCCCCCCACCAAAATCGGGACAGAGCGTTCGCTCCTctgtcctctttttcttttctgcctcTGGAGAATGTGAGATCCCCCAGAAGGCCATGGAGAGCAGCTCGTCCATGCTTCACTACTGGCACGGTGCCTGAAAGGCCATACAGCCCCAAGAGAGGGTGCAGTGagcctcctggtggtgcccCAGCAAAGCCCCATCAG GAGTTGGGTAATTTGGAGAATAAAACCAGTCTGAACATAAATCACCTGGATAAAGCAGCAGCCTCGTCTTCACTCTGTACTGATGACAGCAGAGCTTTTGAACAACTGCCTCATCCCAGTCCAACTGGAGCGTCTGCGGGTCGACAAAG AGATGATTCCAATCCTCCCAGTGCTCCAGAATCGGACTTTGGAGACCGGACCTCTGAGGATTTTAAAATCAGCACACCATCAGCTTTCAGCAAACTGAACCTTCACCGGAGCTTCAGTCCATTGGTCCTCTCCCAGAGCTCCTGGTCTTCAAG AAGTGCATCTCCGTGTCTCTCCAGCCGTTCCTCACCCCTGCTATCTGCCCCTCGGAGCCCTTGTCCAGAGGGTCGACAAGAGCCTTTTTCTGATGGGGCTGAAATCCTGGTCGCCAATCTGGACTACAGATTGTCCCGAAAGGATCTGCAACAGACGCTCCTCAACATTTTCTCCAGATTTGGACGG GTGAAAGCTGTAGAGCTCAGTCCACATACAGACTATCAACTCAAAGCCACGGTCCAGATGTTTTCCTTACAGCAGGCCATCAGTGCTGTCAGTGGGCTGCACAGGTATAAAATTGGAGGAAGACGCATCCAGGTGTCCCTGGTCACTGGTGGCAGGAATAAAGCTCTTTCACTGCTCAG CTCTGAGATCGTAAGCATTCTCCTGGAAGCTCCCGCCAACTGCCTGCCCTTGTTGAAGTTTACGGAGATCTACAAGAAAAA ATATGCTCGCAGGCTCGTGATTGGAGATCTGTATGAGCTGCCAGAGGTGGTAGCTGTTAGAGAACAGGGAGGTTCAAGACTGGTGTGCCTTCTACCAAGCAGCCAAGTCCGACACAGTCCACTGGGGTCTTCTCATTCGCAGGAGGGCTCGTCTTCAACAAGCTGCAGCCCGGTTGTTTTTGAGGAACTGGAGTATCATGAACCAGTGTGCAGGCAACACTACACTCAACCAAACTTCAG TGAGGCTGATTTCGATCCAGACTCTTATCAAATCCCATTTGTAATGTTGTCGCTGAACACGTTGGCTGCAGAAGTTCACAGCTTGCTGCAGTCACATGAGGGTACTCTTCCCTTACTCAG TTTCCCAGACTGCTACGAAGCCCAGTTCCGACCGTTGGAGCTGGTAAATGAAACCATAGAGGGTGCGGTTCCTTTGGAACACCTCATCACGTGCGTTCCTAGTATCACCATTGTCACAGCTCAGAATGGCTTCAAAGTCATCAAGTGGATCCACAACAAACCACCAACTGCCAACTCTG CAGAACCATGGATTCAGCGATGCAAGAGTCCAGTGGGAAACCCTCAGCTCATTCAGTTCAGCCGAGAGATCATCGATCTGCTAAAGAGTCAACCGTCATGCCTCTTGCCGATGAATAAGTTCATACCATCCTACCACCATCACTTTGCCAAGCAGTGCCGAGTCTCTGACTACGGCTTCTCTAAGTtgttggagctgctggaggctgTTCCGCATGTCCTGCAG ATTTTGGGGATGGGTAGCAAACGCATGCTCACTCTGACCCATCGTGCGCAAGTGAAGCGCTTCACGCAGGATCTGCTCAAGCTGCTCAAGTTTCAAGCCAGCAAGCAAGTGGCCCTCAAGGACTTCATGCAGGCATACCACTG GTGCTTCTCAAGAGACTGGAGGGTGGCCGACTACGGCACGTGTGACCTAATGGATCTTCTGACTGAAATTCCTGACACGACTATTACTGTCGCACGGCAGGAACAAGACACAGTTATATCTGTTCCCAAAAGAG AGCGCACTGCGGAGGAGATCGAACGCACCAAGAAATTTGGAAAGGAGGTCGTGGATCTGTTGCGGCACCAGCCTCATTGCCGAATGCCGTTCAGCAAGTTCATCCCCACCTACCATCACCACTTCTGTCGCCAGTGCAAGCTCAGCTACTACGGTTTCACCAAGCTCATGGAGCTCTTCGAGGCCATCCCTGAAGTTCTGACA GTATTGCAGTGTGGCGAGGAGAAAGTGCTGACACTGACTGAAGTGGAGCAGATCAAGGCTCTAGCAGCTCAGTTGGTCAAGCTGTTGCGCGCACAGAAGACTTCCACCCTTCCCGTCAACCAGCTGCTTACAGAGTACAGCAAGACCTTTGGTTACGGGCTCCGACTGCAGGACTATGACGTCAGCTCTCTGCCGGCTCTGCTCAACAAACTCTGCCATGTCGTCAAG GTTGTGGACAGTCCTGAGGGTCGGGAAGTGCAGTTGATCAACAGGAAGTCTCTGCGTCTGCTGACCACCCAGCTCCTGGCCCTGCTCATGTCTCAGGAGGAGAATGTGGACAAGGGTCTGACagtggaagagctgagccagcgATACCTCACTGTCTACAGAATCTTGCTCAACCCATGCGAATATGGGTTCCTCTCCCTCAGCGAGTTGCTCAAGAGTCTGCCATACCTTGTAGAA GTCTACAATGACAGTGATGAAAGCATCAAAGCAGGGAACGATCCCGCTCTTCATGGTGATGAGTGGGTGCGGCTGACCATGCTCTACCAGTTTGCCCGAAACGTCCGTGCCCTGCTCAACACCTACCATTACAACCAGATCTTCCTGACTGAGTTTCATGCCGCTTACACCAAATTCACTGGCTGCGGCCTGGAGCCAAGGTCCTATGGCTACAACGGCATTGATGAGCTGCTCGGTGCCATTTCACAG GTGGTCTGGATCAAAGGACATGGGCACAAGAGAATTATTGTTTTGAAGAACGATATGAAAG CAAAGACCAGCTCCCCGGTGCCCAGCAGTCCTCAACCTGGAGCAAGCACAGAAACCCCCAGAGACAGTCCTGTCAGTTCAGACGGTTGTGAAACTCCACGACAAA GTGTGGCTGGTTCGGCAGAATCGGAGCTGCTATGTTTGACCTCATCAGAGGACCTGCTGTGTGGCCCTGTTCCATCCTGTCTGCCTTCACCTCAGCTCCATCCAGACCCTGTACTCCTGCGTGATGCCGATTTGATTCGTTTTGAGGACAAAACTGCAGCCACAG CAGGTGGCAATAAACCTGGGAGCAGCAGTTCGGACGCGGCTGTCAACACTAAAACGCCGCTCTCTGTGGAAAGTCCGAGCAGAAGAGGCGCACGCAGTCGCATCAAGCTGGCCGCCAACTTCTCCCACACAGCAGGACTCTGA